In Sebaldella termitidis ATCC 33386, one DNA window encodes the following:
- a CDS encoding transporter, whose translation MKRNKKLLVSFLALNAILTSYTQAETVQSARYERMYNSIVKNMEKGSSNEKTYQTIEKILNQKNKELKDLYLQGNYIVKPEYLEWQVFFTGFYDEYSEGRDNSQENARYHSKVTGYYDTNGNYIVTSGSINGLAGKPHQSLQQPKEIDLGIGIQVREPNRQPISLGVGKPSMPLVTPITPGSPSIAAINPVLPPLASFSIPTILTPTPPTPVTIAAPTISTVVVSSFSPVTPTIIVPSTFTPPTLTFIPSGFGQSPSPAFHPNSTPMIENVSAKTLDPGGVTIVTGGAAGTWNGRIQYGNTAYPTAPWNTWQTSAASYASNGSPNAVFNYVDNYDYTIEGDWTFTNTGSTRTTTMFLSYNPYEVVAPAGKTVEFKGNLTMNHTNPTLNYMTLGFEHQLLYGDGGGNTASMLTGYSTLLNSGTITLNSGQNMIAIMIDSEGTQSPLMSYTINKGTIDIKSTQSIGVDFGQYLNNASIGSANPRVTVRPGYILVDGSENYGIRVANVFTADPTYYRYASIDGTNQGKGGIVVQGTKNVGLSLSKQMGSNLIGNISNLNISVNGSEGIGVLRRSDYAQTGNMVFTGTHIQTLDFGANATKSVLLRSDNGNITLDRNITINKGLGNNVVLQANGAGTSIINNTLRTMTLDTGAKTSIGLLASGGGSLENKGTVVVTEEKSQGIAVLGGASGVNSGTITLNGKETLGVNNSGTFTMSSGTITSKGENSIGVYASGTTSNTTVSGGSITAENGGIGLYSGDNATINVSGSNIITAKAGGLAFYNHVNGGTVTGKYNITAPSTLKVEAGGMLLYAKVTSLSGITSLATAIKSAFIGAGNMTANMDPGSNIMYIDSPGGTASINSFAGLPSLTTGFFSFVGTGYNDYVMNGFNLTLDNTAESNLDTGAYGKIQFINSDITVASSINVVGTQAGQVAVAQKNKSGSITPTDRKIINNGNILLSGANSTGLAGDYITMTNSGTGTIKLGTNSVGMYIANGSESLNQGLIELGAGSVGMYGKNDFGSTAAAYGNRKINIENQKDIKTVSGGVTGDAFGIYANNALTLADSSVNLTSASNIDLKGTGTIIGAYLKKTDLTSAGIIKVESLGGTSVGIYGDESTATSITESIDISGGAGTGIYLKNSSMSSGASINVDNVTSGIGIYVEASAGNTASGANTGTISLGDNVTGMYALGVSAANTGTVTNTGTIQSLATSADKAIGMYIGNHGIGNNSGNIYLTALGTNEDQVGVYNSGTFNMTGGNIEVYSKNGAGLYATSTASLSGGTIKTGNGAIGLYADGTTINLSGTYKSIVENGGIFALNNSGSGTINVTGNIAVDIEAGGMAFSSTGALNTYLSGLVAGSGTLEINLKDPTSKLAILDSPGTILLSSLGTAYAPGSTITPNVKISASSNPNYTPFSITKGHLVVDQIVNLDSTTDSYNKSDFINSSVDVNSAISGTGTGQLGVGQVNYGTGAAAADRARITVNNNNTIDLSGNNSTGMLADFGDITNTNIIKVTGEESVGIYGANSAVSTNTGTINIGNKSVGIYGVNYLSGAELYGDGKIIINNNGNIISTGTTHGGYGIFANDTGALGSTVTLGSASNIDVSSGEAGIGVYAVNSTLSIDGNITVGKDGVGIYASGSTGTINGGTISLNGDNAIGYYLTNGSVFTNLGGSIAVNGQNITLMITDASSSINLTTPFTVTSTPGSTYVVGNMVGGDFYNNTSATLGSNGSLINGIGTVALFGTASNINSTGTNVSGMVLSGQHASIPVPGHVVSGSAITVYEEGTNLGVIALGDSSAGMYLTGGARGRNEGIITITNNSVGMYAEGTGSYLVNNNGIITVGQESTGLFLKDGVSISNTGTAEINSTGLKAVGIYSENNLAGSATVTNSNKIDLSGDQSIGIYTTGENNVANTGIINIGNSSSQTQPGVGIYADHAGSSITNSATGSVNVGDNSIGLYNLNGNVTNSGAITAGNGGTGIYSEGGTITLNAGSSIITGQNDAVGVYAVNQTGIVTNNSTVSVGDGSYGFVFTGATAPTFINNQSAVIGNNSIFVFSDSALSADNSGILTMTGSDNIGYYLKNGGSFTNNMDIIGNSGVSNIGVYAKGANIINNADIILGDSNLVEHTDAGGVKYKTGYSVGIYGEDSNITNNAGNTIQVGKEGIGIYVKGSGYTAENYGIINGFGNDAKGIFAADYAIVNNYGTINMTGDNVMGIVGQNGAQIYNHSGSVINVSGNDVTGIYLAGDDTKLVNNGIINITGTGLGISYTPTVELSNVTDTTGTTQGYTSKQYDLPDMPTVVNSGIININVGGNFNYDGIRVIVTIDPSTNTPTTNSSSQVGFGGTIPNKLEVAPDFAVGTAADRYVFENIFKGATGKGEYISQSLTWDATAQGSNLIMTRKPYMDFTDGLWFEDFGKILNEKYAVTTGEGRKIFDKINYITNEADFRHIMASMAGNVYANINQREYDIAKAFEESLHILQDSSNNTKENIKVSLIGGKGKNKEETDGVTGYDYTTTGVLALREVERTYRHTFGYSLGYLHTGFEFKDGNESEEWVDTIQLGVHNKYRSNGWKVVNDLTGRASIHNVDRNIDWPSPNSRSEMDGTYETYSITSDNILGKEFGLGKKASIMPYGAFKAMYVTRPAFNESGLEALEVEGNDAWSAKPRAGVELKGALPLGANWQLKGALDLAYEYELADLNEREKARLIAIEDGYHKLSKPEDEKGTFRTRAAIGVEVEDRYGIFLTGEYSTGNDKEDDYRAGVTLKAVF comes from the coding sequence ATGAAAAGAAATAAGAAATTATTAGTATCATTTCTAGCACTGAATGCGATACTAACATCTTACACACAGGCGGAAACGGTACAGTCCGCAAGATATGAGCGAATGTACAACAGTATAGTAAAAAATATGGAAAAAGGCAGTTCAAATGAAAAAACCTACCAAACAATAGAGAAAATATTAAATCAGAAAAATAAGGAATTAAAAGATTTGTATCTACAGGGAAATTATATAGTAAAGCCTGAATATCTGGAATGGCAGGTATTTTTTACAGGGTTTTATGATGAATACAGCGAAGGAAGAGATAATTCCCAAGAAAATGCAAGATATCACTCAAAGGTAACAGGTTATTATGATACAAACGGCAATTATATAGTAACAAGCGGAAGTATAAACGGACTGGCAGGAAAACCGCATCAATCATTACAACAGCCGAAAGAAATAGATTTGGGAATAGGGATACAGGTAAGAGAGCCAAACAGACAGCCAATATCTCTTGGTGTAGGAAAACCGTCAATGCCTTTAGTAACACCTATTACACCAGGAAGCCCTTCGATAGCAGCTATTAATCCCGTATTACCGCCGCTGGCCTCTTTTTCAATACCGACAATATTAACTCCAACACCTCCAACGCCTGTAACTATAGCAGCACCAACGATAAGCACAGTAGTAGTAAGCAGTTTTTCTCCTGTAACACCGACTATTATTGTTCCATCAACATTTACTCCGCCAACACTGACTTTTATACCAAGTGGTTTTGGTCAATCACCATCTCCGGCATTTCATCCTAATAGCACTCCAATGATAGAAAATGTAAGTGCTAAAACTTTAGATCCTGGAGGAGTAACAATAGTAACAGGTGGCGCGGCTGGAACTTGGAATGGAAGAATACAATATGGGAATACTGCATATCCAACTGCACCTTGGAATACTTGGCAAACCAGTGCTGCTTCGTATGCATCTAATGGTAGTCCAAATGCAGTATTTAATTATGTTGATAATTACGATTATACTATTGAAGGAGATTGGACATTTACAAATACAGGATCAACAAGAACAACTACAATGTTTTTAAGTTATAATCCATATGAAGTTGTTGCACCAGCAGGAAAAACGGTGGAATTTAAAGGGAACCTAACTATGAACCACACAAATCCAACATTAAATTACATGACATTGGGATTTGAGCATCAGTTGTTATATGGAGATGGCGGCGGGAATACTGCATCAATGCTGACAGGTTATTCAACATTACTAAATTCCGGGACTATCACTTTAAATAGTGGTCAAAATATGATTGCTATAATGATAGATTCAGAAGGAACCCAGTCTCCTTTAATGTCTTACACAATAAATAAAGGAACAATTGATATAAAAAGTACCCAGAGCATAGGTGTTGATTTTGGGCAGTATTTGAACAATGCTAGTATAGGGTCAGCTAATCCAAGAGTAACGGTAAGGCCGGGATATATATTGGTTGACGGGTCTGAAAATTATGGTATAAGGGTAGCAAATGTATTTACTGCTGATCCGACATATTATCGATATGCCAGTATAGACGGAACAAATCAGGGTAAAGGTGGAATAGTGGTTCAGGGAACGAAAAATGTTGGGTTATCACTATCTAAACAAATGGGAAGTAATCTGATAGGTAATATCTCTAACCTAAATATATCTGTAAATGGATCTGAGGGAATTGGAGTATTAAGAAGAAGTGATTATGCTCAAACAGGAAATATGGTTTTTACAGGAACTCATATTCAAACCCTTGATTTTGGAGCAAATGCGACAAAAAGTGTACTTTTAAGATCAGATAATGGAAATATAACATTAGATAGAAATATAACAATAAATAAAGGTTTAGGAAATAATGTAGTATTACAAGCAAATGGAGCAGGAACTTCTATTATTAACAATACATTGAGAACTATGACTTTGGATACAGGAGCAAAAACATCAATAGGATTACTGGCATCAGGAGGCGGATCTCTTGAAAATAAGGGAACTGTAGTCGTAACAGAAGAAAAGTCACAAGGAATAGCAGTTTTAGGAGGAGCTTCAGGGGTAAATAGCGGAACTATAACTCTTAATGGAAAAGAAACGTTAGGAGTGAATAACTCGGGAACTTTTACAATGTCTAGTGGGACAATCACTTCAAAGGGAGAAAATTCAATAGGTGTTTATGCTTCAGGTACTACATCAAATACTACTGTAAGCGGCGGAAGTATAACTGCTGAAAATGGAGGGATAGGACTCTATTCCGGAGATAATGCTACAATAAACGTATCAGGATCAAATATAATAACTGCAAAAGCTGGCGGTTTAGCTTTCTATAATCATGTTAATGGCGGAACAGTAACAGGGAAATATAATATAACAGCTCCGTCTACTTTAAAAGTGGAAGCAGGAGGAATGCTTCTTTATGCAAAAGTTACTTCATTATCTGGAATTACAAGCTTAGCAACAGCAATAAAGTCAGCCTTTATAGGTGCAGGAAATATGACAGCTAATATGGATCCAGGATCAAATATAATGTATATAGATTCACCTGGAGGCACTGCAAGCATAAATAGTTTTGCCGGATTACCAAGTTTAACTACAGGGTTCTTTAGTTTTGTCGGAACTGGATATAATGACTATGTAATGAATGGTTTTAATTTAACACTTGATAATACAGCGGAATCAAATTTAGATACAGGAGCATATGGAAAAATACAGTTTATCAATTCTGATATAACAGTTGCAAGTAGTATAAATGTTGTAGGAACTCAAGCAGGTCAAGTAGCAGTTGCTCAGAAAAATAAAAGCGGAAGCATAACTCCGACTGACAGAAAGATAATAAATAACGGAAATATTTTACTTTCAGGAGCAAATTCCACTGGTTTGGCAGGAGATTATATAACTATGACAAACAGCGGAACCGGAACTATAAAATTAGGTACAAATTCTGTAGGAATGTATATTGCTAACGGTTCTGAATCTTTGAATCAGGGATTAATAGAATTAGGAGCAGGATCTGTAGGAATGTACGGTAAAAATGATTTTGGAAGTACAGCAGCAGCTTACGGAAACAGAAAAATAAATATTGAAAACCAAAAAGATATAAAGACAGTAAGTGGCGGGGTGACTGGAGATGCTTTCGGTATATATGCAAATAATGCGCTGACATTGGCAGATTCATCGGTTAATCTGACATCAGCTTCAAATATAGATCTGAAAGGAACAGGAACAATAATAGGCGCATATTTGAAAAAGACAGACCTGACAAGTGCAGGAATAATAAAAGTGGAGTCTCTTGGCGGAACTTCGGTGGGAATATACGGAGATGAGAGTACAGCAACATCAATAACAGAAAGTATAGATATTTCCGGAGGAGCAGGAACAGGAATTTATCTGAAAAATTCGTCAATGAGCAGCGGTGCGTCTATTAACGTGGATAATGTTACTTCAGGGATAGGAATATACGTGGAAGCGTCTGCGGGAAACACTGCTTCCGGAGCAAATACGGGGACAATATCACTGGGTGATAATGTAACAGGAATGTATGCACTCGGAGTTTCGGCAGCAAATACAGGGACAGTAACAAATACAGGAACAATACAGTCACTGGCTACTTCAGCAGATAAAGCGATAGGAATGTATATAGGAAATCATGGAATAGGAAATAATTCAGGGAATATCTATCTGACAGCATTAGGAACTAATGAGGATCAGGTAGGAGTGTATAATTCCGGAACATTTAACATGACAGGTGGAAATATAGAAGTATATTCCAAAAACGGGGCAGGTCTTTACGCTACAAGTACAGCTTCATTATCAGGGGGAACAATAAAAACAGGAAATGGAGCTATAGGTCTTTATGCAGACGGGACAACAATAAACCTGTCTGGGACATATAAATCAATAGTAGAGAATGGCGGTATTTTTGCTTTAAATAACAGCGGTTCGGGAACTATAAATGTAACAGGAAATATAGCAGTGGATATAGAAGCCGGAGGAATGGCTTTTTCATCAACAGGAGCATTAAACACATATCTGTCAGGACTTGTAGCAGGTTCTGGAACACTTGAGATAAATCTGAAAGATCCTACATCAAAGCTGGCAATACTGGATTCTCCGGGAACTATACTTTTAAGTTCACTGGGGACAGCCTATGCACCGGGGTCAACAATAACACCAAATGTAAAAATATCAGCATCAAGTAATCCTAATTATACACCGTTTTCAATAACAAAAGGACATTTAGTAGTAGATCAGATTGTAAATCTGGACAGTACAACAGACAGTTATAATAAGTCCGATTTTATAAATTCAAGTGTGGATGTAAATTCTGCTATATCAGGAACAGGAACGGGACAGCTGGGAGTAGGACAGGTAAACTACGGAACAGGAGCAGCGGCAGCAGACAGAGCAAGAATAACAGTAAATAATAATAACACAATTGATTTATCAGGAAATAATTCCACAGGAATGCTTGCTGATTTTGGAGATATTACAAATACAAATATAATAAAAGTAACTGGTGAAGAATCAGTGGGAATTTATGGTGCAAACAGTGCTGTATCGACTAATACCGGAACAATAAATATAGGAAATAAAAGTGTGGGAATTTATGGAGTTAATTATTTATCAGGAGCAGAATTATATGGTGACGGAAAGATAATAATAAATAACAACGGAAATATAATTTCCACAGGAACGACGCACGGAGGATACGGAATATTTGCTAATGATACTGGAGCCCTAGGTTCAACGGTAACATTAGGTTCAGCATCCAATATAGATGTATCCAGCGGAGAAGCAGGAATCGGAGTGTATGCAGTAAATTCTACTTTAAGTATAGATGGTAATATAACAGTGGGAAAAGACGGAGTAGGAATATATGCAAGCGGAAGTACGGGTACAATAAACGGCGGAACGATATCATTAAACGGTGATAATGCAATAGGCTATTATCTGACTAACGGGAGTGTTTTCACTAATCTGGGAGGAAGTATAGCAGTAAACGGTCAGAATATAACATTGATGATAACAGATGCGAGTTCAAGCATAAACCTGACAACACCGTTTACGGTAACTTCAACACCGGGTTCTACATATGTAGTAGGAAATATGGTAGGAGGAGATTTCTATAATAATACATCTGCTACATTAGGTTCAAACGGGTCATTGATAAATGGAATAGGAACAGTTGCGTTATTTGGAACTGCTTCAAATATAAATTCAACAGGGACAAATGTATCGGGAATGGTGTTGAGCGGACAGCATGCTTCAATTCCAGTTCCAGGACATGTGGTGTCGGGATCTGCAATAACAGTGTATGAAGAAGGGACGAATTTAGGTGTAATAGCACTGGGAGATTCATCAGCAGGAATGTATCTGACAGGAGGAGCCCGTGGAAGAAATGAAGGAATAATAACAATAACTAATAATTCAGTAGGAATGTATGCTGAAGGAACAGGCTCATATCTGGTAAATAATAACGGAATAATAACTGTGGGACAGGAATCGACAGGATTATTCCTTAAAGACGGAGTAAGTATTTCCAATACAGGAACAGCCGAAATAAACAGTACAGGGTTGAAAGCTGTAGGAATATATTCGGAAAATAATTTGGCGGGGTCAGCAACTGTAACAAACAGTAATAAAATAGACTTAAGCGGGGACCAGTCAATAGGAATATATACAACAGGAGAAAATAATGTAGCAAATACAGGAATAATAAATATAGGTAATTCATCAAGCCAGACACAGCCAGGTGTGGGAATATATGCAGATCATGCAGGGAGCAGTATTACAAATTCGGCTACAGGTTCTGTAAATGTAGGGGATAATTCAATAGGGTTATATAACCTAAACGGAAATGTAACAAACAGCGGAGCAATAACAGCAGGAAACGGCGGAACAGGAATATATTCCGAAGGAGGAACGATAACTTTAAATGCCGGATCATCAATAATAACCGGTCAGAATGATGCTGTGGGAGTATATGCAGTAAATCAGACAGGCATAGTAACAAATAACTCGACAGTATCTGTAGGAGACGGGTCATATGGATTTGTGTTTACAGGAGCAACAGCACCGACATTTATAAATAATCAGTCAGCTGTGATAGGAAATAACAGTATATTTGTATTTTCGGATTCGGCATTATCAGCAGATAACAGCGGAATATTAACAATGACAGGCTCTGATAATATAGGATATTATTTGAAAAATGGAGGGTCTTTCACGAATAATATGGATATAATAGGTAATTCCGGAGTATCAAACATTGGAGTATACGCAAAAGGAGCCAATATAATAAACAATGCAGATATAATTTTGGGAGATTCCAATCTTGTAGAACATACAGATGCAGGCGGTGTGAAATATAAGACAGGCTATTCAGTGGGAATATACGGAGAAGATTCCAATATAACAAATAATGCAGGAAATACTATTCAGGTAGGAAAAGAAGGAATAGGAATTTATGTAAAAGGTTCGGGATATACAGCGGAAAACTATGGAATAATAAATGGTTTCGGAAATGATGCAAAAGGTATATTTGCAGCTGATTATGCAATAGTAAATAATTATGGAACGATTAATATGACTGGTGATAATGTAATGGGAATAGTGGGACAGAACGGAGCCCAAATATATAATCATTCAGGCTCGGTAATAAATGTAAGCGGAAATGATGTAACAGGAATATATCTGGCAGGAGATGATACAAAACTTGTGAATAACGGAATTATAAACATTACAGGAACAGGTCTGGGTATCTCTTATACTCCGACGGTGGAATTAAGTAATGTAACAGATACGACAGGTACAACACAGGGTTATACATCAAAGCAGTATGATCTTCCTGATATGCCTACAGTGGTAAATTCGGGCATAATAAATATAAATGTAGGCGGAAATTTTAATTATGACGGAATAAGAGTAATAGTAACAATAGATCCATCTACAAATACACCTACTACTAATTCATCAAGCCAGGTAGGATTCGGCGGGACAATACCGAATAAACTTGAAGTAGCTCCTGATTTTGCAGTAGGAACAGCAGCAGACAGATATGTATTTGAGAATATATTCAAAGGAGCAACAGGAAAAGGAGAATATATATCGCAGTCACTGACATGGGATGCAACAGCTCAGGGAAGCAATCTGATAATGACAAGAAAACCATACATGGATTTTACAGATGGATTATGGTTTGAGGATTTTGGAAAAATATTAAATGAAAAATATGCTGTTACAACAGGAGAAGGCAGAAAGATATTTGATAAGATTAACTACATAACAAATGAAGCAGATTTCAGACATATAATGGCAAGTATGGCAGGAAATGTATATGCCAATATAAATCAGAGAGAATATGACATAGCAAAAGCATTTGAAGAATCACTTCATATATTGCAGGATTCATCAAATAATACAAAAGAAAATATAAAAGTAAGTCTGATAGGCGGAAAAGGTAAAAATAAAGAAGAAACTGACGGAGTAACAGGTTATGATTATACAACAACAGGAGTACTGGCATTAAGAGAAGTGGAAAGAACTTACAGACACACATTCGGGTATTCACTTGGATATCTGCATACAGGCTTTGAATTCAAAGACGGAAATGAAAGTGAAGAATGGGTGGATACAATCCAGCTGGGAGTACATAACAAGTATAGATCAAATGGATGGAAAGTAGTAAATGATCTGACAGGAAGAGCAAGTATCCATAATGTGGACAGAAATATAGACTGGCCGAGTCCTAACAGCAGATCTGAAATGGACGGGACATATGAAACATACAGTATAACAAGTGACAATATACTCGGAAAAGAATTCGGATTAGGCAAAAAAGCAAGTATAATGCCGTACGGAGCCTTTAAGGCTATGTATGTAACAAGACCTGCATTTAATGAAAGCGGACTGGAAGCTCTTGAGGTGGAAGGAAATGATGCATGGAGTGCGAAGCCGAGAGCAGGGGTGGAGCTGAAAGGTGCACTACCTTTAGGAGCTAACTGGCAGTTAAAAGGAGCTCTTGATCTTGCATACGAATATGAGCTTGCAGACCTTAATGAAAGAGAAAAAGCAAGACTGATAGCAATAGAAGACGGCTATCATAAATTATCAAAACCAGAAGATGAAAAAGGAACATTCAGAACAAGAGCAGCAATAGGAGTAGAGGTAGAGGACAGATACGGAATATTCCTGACAGGAGAATATTCAACAGGAAATGATAAAGAAGATGATTACAGAGCAGGAGTAACTTTAAAGGCAGTATTTTAA
- a CDS encoding alpha/beta hydrolase: protein MANGNNVKKRPDYLSDDHLNTGTKEYLKVLNSGDTPVESLPPAEARKVLEGAQSSVNVDLSGIDEEEKTIETDGFKIVINITRPKGAKEKLPVFIFLHGGGWVLGDYPTHRRLVRDIVVESGFVSVFVNYTRSPEAKFPQALDEIYAVTKWVAENGDQINVDGKKLAIIGNSVGGNMTIATSMRAKQNNGPEIKCQVLMWPYSNASTDADSYIEYGEQRFLTTPLMEWMRDNYIRTPEDHKDFFVSPVLAEKDQLKGLPPTLIEVAENDILRDDGETLGRHLDEAGVYVSTVRFNGVIHDWGLLNGFAELAPVQSLVLLSAAMLKKYLK, encoded by the coding sequence ATGGCAAATGGAAATAATGTGAAGAAGAGACCTGATTATCTGTCTGATGATCATTTAAACACTGGAACAAAAGAATATCTGAAGGTTTTAAATTCAGGAGATACACCGGTAGAATCATTGCCGCCTGCAGAAGCACGAAAGGTTCTTGAAGGTGCTCAGTCTTCTGTGAATGTAGATTTATCAGGTATTGATGAAGAAGAAAAAACCATTGAAACAGACGGCTTCAAAATTGTCATAAACATCACAAGACCAAAAGGTGCGAAAGAAAAACTGCCTGTTTTCATATTTTTGCACGGAGGCGGATGGGTATTGGGAGATTATCCAACACACAGACGTCTGGTGCGTGATATTGTGGTAGAATCAGGATTTGTAAGTGTATTTGTAAATTATACAAGATCTCCGGAAGCAAAGTTTCCGCAGGCACTTGATGAAATTTATGCCGTTACAAAATGGGTCGCTGAAAATGGAGATCAGATAAATGTTGACGGGAAAAAGCTTGCCATTATCGGAAACAGTGTCGGAGGAAACATGACTATTGCGACTTCCATGAGAGCTAAACAAAATAACGGGCCGGAAATTAAATGTCAGGTATTGATGTGGCCGTATTCCAATGCTTCGACTGATGCAGATTCATATATTGAATACGGGGAACAGAGATTTTTGACTACTCCGCTGATGGAATGGATGAGAGATAATTATATACGAACACCGGAAGATCATAAAGATTTTTTTGTTTCGCCGGTGCTTGCTGAAAAAGACCAGCTGAAAGGGCTTCCGCCTACATTGATAGAGGTAGCGGAAAATGATATTTTGAGAGATGACGGAGAAACATTGGGACGACATCTGGATGAAGCCGGAGTTTATGTTTCGACAGTACGTTTTAATGGTGTTATTCATGACTGGGGTCTGTTGAACGGGTTTGCAGAACTTGCTCCTGTTCAAAGTCTGGTTTTGCTTTCGGCAGCAATGCTGAAGAAATATCTTAAATAA